One genomic region from Pseudomonas sp. R5-89-07 encodes:
- the maiA gene encoding maleylacetoacetate isomerase has protein sequence MELYTYYRSTASYRVRIALALKGLDFTAVPVNLLVPAGGANRQPEYLAINPQGRVPALRTDDGELLIQSLPIIEYLDERYPQVPLLSTDLAVRAHERAVASIIACDIHPLHNSSTQNLLRQWGHTEEQLLEWIGHWISQGLGAVEQLIGDHGFCLGEQPGLADAFLIPQLYAAERFKVSLAAYPRIGRVAALAAQHPAFVQAHPANQPDTP, from the coding sequence ATGGAACTCTATACTTACTACCGTTCTACCGCATCGTACCGGGTACGGATTGCCCTGGCGCTCAAGGGCCTGGATTTCACGGCTGTGCCGGTCAATCTGCTGGTGCCGGCGGGTGGCGCCAATCGCCAGCCCGAGTACCTGGCGATCAACCCGCAAGGGCGCGTGCCGGCCTTGCGCACCGATGACGGCGAGCTGTTGATCCAGTCATTGCCGATCATCGAATACCTGGACGAACGTTATCCACAGGTGCCGCTGCTCTCCACGGACCTTGCAGTCCGAGCCCATGAGCGCGCCGTGGCGTCGATCATCGCCTGCGACATTCACCCGTTGCACAACTCCAGCACCCAGAACCTGCTGCGCCAGTGGGGGCACACCGAGGAGCAACTGCTTGAGTGGATCGGGCACTGGATCAGCCAGGGCCTTGGCGCGGTGGAGCAGTTGATCGGCGACCATGGATTTTGCCTTGGCGAGCAGCCGGGCCTGGCCGACGCGTTCCTGATCCCGCAGCTTTACGCGGCCGAGCGTTTCAAGGTGTCGCTGGCGGCGTACCCGCGTATCGGCAGGGTCGCGGCACTGGCGGCGCAGCATCCGGCCTTCGTGCAGGCGCACCCTGCCAATCAACCCGATACCCCCTGA
- a CDS encoding aromatic acid/H+ symport family MFS transporter — MHNQIASFRAALDARPVSRYQWLILLLLALLLVTDGYDAQVLGYVVPALAKDWGLEKAAFGPVFSANLLGLTFGSLLVTPLADRFGVRRILLGCVLIYASLTVLMVFANSLTTLMAARFICGIGMGGAMPSAMALMSEYSPPRLRTLMVTLAACGFSFGGAAGGFVAAGFIDGFGWQAVFLAGGVTPLLLFPFLLWLLPESLPRLLRDAPPYVRLHKVTARMLPGWRAPLASEAQNRQEQGSPLTVVELFRNGYARPTVLIWATFFVSLILLYFMISWLPSLLLESGLALNEANLVTSMFLFAGTLGAIAMAWFADRLKSKVRLLSAVLAAAAVCTVLLGLNHDNPRYLVACVFAAGFCIIGGQLTLNAFASNFYPAHVRATGTGWALGVGRFGSILGPLLGSMLLAMHIPVQQIFFFCGIPAVIAALLIIQVRSPSVSAPVNPVQGDILKAP, encoded by the coding sequence ATGCACAACCAGATTGCCAGCTTTCGCGCGGCACTCGACGCCCGTCCGGTGTCGCGCTATCAGTGGTTGATTCTCCTGCTGCTGGCCTTGCTGCTGGTGACCGACGGTTACGACGCCCAGGTGCTGGGCTATGTGGTGCCGGCGCTGGCCAAGGACTGGGGCCTGGAAAAGGCCGCGTTCGGCCCGGTGTTCAGTGCCAACCTGCTCGGTCTTACCTTCGGCTCGCTGCTGGTGACGCCGCTGGCGGATCGGTTCGGCGTGCGGCGCATCCTGTTGGGTTGCGTGCTGATCTACGCCAGCCTCACGGTATTGATGGTGTTCGCCAACTCCCTGACGACGTTGATGGCCGCGCGCTTTATCTGCGGCATCGGCATGGGCGGCGCGATGCCGAGCGCCATGGCGTTGATGTCGGAATATTCACCGCCGCGCCTGCGCACCTTGATGGTGACCCTGGCCGCATGTGGCTTCTCGTTCGGCGGCGCGGCCGGCGGGTTTGTGGCGGCGGGGTTTATCGACGGGTTTGGCTGGCAGGCGGTGTTCCTGGCGGGCGGTGTAACGCCGCTGCTGTTGTTTCCGTTTTTGCTGTGGCTGTTGCCCGAATCCCTGCCGCGCTTGCTGCGCGATGCACCGCCCTATGTGCGGCTGCACAAGGTCACGGCGCGCATGCTGCCCGGTTGGCGGGCGCCCCTGGCGAGCGAGGCACAAAACCGCCAGGAGCAGGGCAGCCCATTGACCGTGGTGGAACTGTTCCGTAACGGCTATGCCCGCCCGACCGTGCTGATCTGGGCGACCTTTTTTGTCAGCCTGATCCTGCTGTATTTCATGATCAGCTGGCTGCCTTCGCTGTTGCTCGAAAGCGGGCTGGCGCTGAACGAGGCCAACCTGGTGACCTCGATGTTCCTGTTCGCCGGCACCTTGGGCGCCATCGCCATGGCCTGGTTCGCCGACCGGCTCAAAAGCAAAGTGCGCCTCCTGTCCGCGGTGCTGGCCGCGGCGGCGGTGTGCACGGTATTGCTGGGCCTGAATCACGACAACCCGCGTTATCTGGTGGCCTGTGTGTTCGCCGCCGGGTTCTGCATCATCGGCGGGCAACTGACCCTCAATGCGTTCGCCAGTAATTTCTACCCGGCACACGTACGCGCCACCGGTACGGGCTGGGCATTGGGGGTGGGTCGATTCGGTTCGATCCTGGGGCCGTTGCTGGGCAGCATGCTGCTGGCGATGCATATCCCGGTGCAGCAGATTTTCTTCTTCTGTGGGATTCCGGCGGTGATTGCCGCACTGTTGATCATCCAGGTGCGTTCGCCCAGCGTGAGCGCGCCCGTCAACCCGGTGCAGGGCGATATTCTCAAGGCGCCCTAA
- a CDS encoding SirB1 family protein, with the protein MKPRQAFFACLDRSPPALFEAALWIAAEHDAAVQPALILQAFGALQQQVSLGMPLLPADELGQPLLRRMNDLGFAQDDFTPLRPAAALLDKVLQRKRGQPLAMGLIALELARRLEIPMVGVNFPGHFLLRVPGADHLLDPCGGRRLYPNDCRELLHRQYGANLKLQAEHLQSAEPRAILQRLSRNLRQLYLANDEPLAALIDAERVLELGNASAADYLARASLYQRLDCPSAERFDLEHALMLSEDPIQRLRLTERLGHLPPNSVVH; encoded by the coding sequence ATGAAGCCCCGCCAAGCCTTTTTCGCCTGCCTGGACCGCTCGCCCCCAGCGCTGTTTGAAGCCGCGCTCTGGATTGCGGCCGAGCATGACGCCGCCGTGCAGCCAGCGCTGATCCTGCAGGCGTTCGGCGCCCTGCAACAACAGGTCAGCCTGGGCATGCCGCTGCTGCCGGCCGATGAATTGGGTCAGCCGCTGCTGCGGCGCATGAACGACCTGGGGTTTGCTCAGGATGATTTCACCCCGCTACGCCCCGCCGCTGCATTGCTGGATAAGGTGTTGCAACGTAAACGCGGGCAACCCCTGGCCATGGGCCTGATCGCGCTGGAGCTGGCGCGGCGCCTGGAAATCCCCATGGTCGGCGTGAATTTCCCCGGCCACTTCCTGTTGCGCGTGCCGGGTGCCGATCACCTGCTGGACCCGTGCGGCGGCCGGCGTCTATACCCCAACGACTGCCGCGAACTGCTGCACCGCCAGTACGGGGCCAATCTCAAGCTGCAGGCCGAGCACCTGCAGAGCGCCGAGCCCCGCGCGATCCTGCAGCGGCTGTCACGCAACCTGCGCCAGTTGTACCTCGCCAACGACGAACCGCTGGCCGCCCTGATAGATGCCGAGCGCGTGCTCGAACTGGGCAATGCCAGCGCCGCCGACTACCTGGCGCGGGCCAGCCTGTATCAGCGCCTGGACTGTCCCAGTGCTGAACGCTTCGACCTCGAACATGCGCTGATGCTCAGCGAAGACCCTATCCAGCGCCTGCGCCTGACCGAGCGGCTGGGCCATCTGCCGCCCAATTCAGTGGTGCATTAG
- a CDS encoding Glu/Leu/Phe/Val dehydrogenase dimerization domain-containing protein, producing the protein MFALMHSTRLESLHLSVDPVSGLKAIIAIHNSRLGPALGGCRYLAYPDDDSAVADAARLAQGMSYKAALAGLPVGGGTAVILRPAHVESRATLFEAFGRCVEQLGGRYITAIDSGTSVADMDCIAQHTRFVTSTTAAGDPAPHAAMGVFTGIRATAMARLGSDNLEGLRVAVQGLGNVGYALAEQLHAAGAELLVSDIDHGKVQLAMEQLGAHPIANDALLSTPCDILAPCGVGAVFNRQSVGQLRCAAVAGSASAQLTNLQVADQLEGRGILYAPDYVINSGGLIYVALKHSGAELPSITAHLSNIARRLTEIYAHAQAEKRSPARVADELAERLLYQ; encoded by the coding sequence ATGTTTGCGCTCATGCACAGCACCCGCCTTGAATCGCTGCACCTGAGCGTCGACCCGGTGAGCGGGCTGAAGGCAATCATCGCCATTCACAACAGCCGCCTCGGCCCGGCTCTGGGCGGCTGCCGCTACCTTGCCTACCCCGACGATGACAGCGCCGTGGCCGATGCCGCGCGCCTGGCCCAAGGCATGAGCTACAAGGCCGCCCTGGCGGGCTTGCCGGTGGGAGGCGGCACGGCGGTGATCCTGCGCCCGGCCCATGTGGAGAGCCGCGCAACGCTGTTTGAAGCCTTCGGTCGCTGTGTGGAACAACTGGGCGGGCGCTACATTACCGCCATCGACAGCGGCACCTCGGTCGCCGACATGGACTGCATCGCCCAGCACACCCGCTTCGTCACCAGCACCACGGCCGCCGGCGACCCGGCGCCCCATGCCGCCATGGGCGTGTTCACCGGTATCCGCGCCACCGCCATGGCCCGCCTGGGCAGCGACAACCTCGAAGGCCTGCGCGTGGCGGTGCAGGGCCTGGGCAACGTCGGCTACGCCCTGGCCGAACAGCTGCATGCGGCGGGCGCCGAACTGCTGGTCAGCGACATCGACCACGGCAAGGTGCAACTGGCCATGGAACAACTGGGCGCCCACCCCATCGCCAACGACGCCTTGCTCAGCACCCCGTGCGATATCCTCGCGCCCTGCGGCGTGGGGGCGGTGTTCAACCGTCAGAGCGTCGGCCAACTGCGCTGCGCCGCGGTGGCCGGCTCCGCCAGTGCGCAATTGACCAACCTGCAAGTGGCCGACCAACTGGAAGGGCGCGGCATCCTCTACGCCCCGGACTACGTGATCAACTCCGGCGGGCTGATCTACGTCGCGCTCAAACACAGCGGCGCCGAGCTGCCGAGCATCACCGCGCACCTGTCCAACATCGCCCGGCGCCTCACCGAAATCTACGCCCATGCCCAGGCGGAAAAACGCTCTCCGGCGCGGGTTGCGGACGAGCTTGCCGAGCGCTTGCTTTACCAATAA
- a CDS encoding YebG family protein, which translates to MAVEVVYRSSRDLERLFMDKAEADRHDKMLELAELLAEVLQKAVPSLSEQQVEEAGIYMAKNRDVFAKAFKSQPDALSELLNAAAE; encoded by the coding sequence ATGGCCGTCGAAGTGGTATACCGCAGCAGCCGAGATCTGGAGCGTTTGTTCATGGATAAAGCCGAAGCTGACCGTCATGACAAGATGCTTGAACTCGCTGAGTTGCTGGCAGAAGTGTTGCAAAAAGCCGTGCCATCCCTGAGTGAGCAGCAGGTGGAAGAAGCCGGGATCTACATGGCGAAGAACCGCGATGTATTTGCCAAGGCGTTCAAGAGCCAACCGGACGCGCTGTCCGAGTTGCTGAACGCGGCGGCGGAATAA
- a CDS encoding DUF6124 family protein has translation MERNTSVNTDHLNPEPPVTLFSVTPNTDTEALLANASETLRSACEMANTLAFDLEGPQRSLVLGIHQLVELGGLLVDRALEHVAPV, from the coding sequence ATGGAAAGAAATACCTCAGTCAATACCGACCATCTGAATCCAGAGCCGCCTGTCACGCTTTTCAGTGTAACGCCCAACACTGACACAGAGGCCTTGCTTGCTAACGCAAGCGAAACCTTGCGCAGCGCCTGTGAAATGGCCAACACGCTAGCCTTCGACCTTGAAGGTCCTCAGCGAAGCTTGGTATTGGGGATTCACCAACTGGTGGAGCTGGGAGGCTTGTTAGTCGACCGAGCGCTGGAACACGTCGCACCAGTCTGA
- a CDS encoding antitoxin, which translates to MKNECFESPQSWNDDSAYDQWFRAKVQKALDDPCSGISHEEVMSEMNALIESKLSLHQAD; encoded by the coding sequence ATGAAAAATGAGTGTTTTGAAAGCCCTCAAAGCTGGAATGACGATTCGGCCTACGACCAATGGTTTCGAGCCAAGGTGCAAAAAGCCTTGGATGACCCATGCTCAGGCATTTCTCATGAAGAAGTCATGAGCGAGATGAACGCACTCATCGAGTCGAAGCTTTCCCTCCATCAAGCCGATTAA
- a CDS encoding phosphate-starvation-inducible protein PsiE: protein MKINWAEKLRQQVHGLAESLGNLFVESFHYLALFAIGAVTAWAAVMEFLGMLENGHIKIDDILLLFIYLELGAMVGIYFKTNHMPVRFLIYVAITALTRLLISNVSHHNPPDVGIIYLCGGILLLAFAILVVRYASSAFPSVKVEGPRRKGEASLETEKGEL, encoded by the coding sequence GTGAAAATCAACTGGGCCGAAAAGCTGCGCCAGCAAGTCCATGGGCTGGCCGAGTCGCTGGGCAATCTATTTGTCGAGTCGTTCCACTACCTGGCGCTGTTCGCCATCGGAGCGGTGACCGCCTGGGCGGCGGTGATGGAGTTTCTGGGGATGCTGGAAAACGGGCACATCAAGATCGATGACATCTTGCTGCTGTTCATCTACCTGGAATTGGGCGCCATGGTCGGGATCTATTTCAAGACCAACCACATGCCGGTGCGCTTCCTGATCTACGTGGCGATCACTGCGCTGACGCGTCTGCTGATTTCCAACGTGTCCCATCACAACCCGCCCGATGTGGGCATTATCTATTTGTGCGGTGGGATTCTGCTGTTGGCCTTCGCGATTCTGGTGGTGCGCTATGCGTCGTCGGCTTTTCCGTCGGTGAAGGTCGAAGGCCCGCGTCGCAAGGGCGAGGCGAGCCTGGAGACGGAGAAGGGCGAGCTTTAA
- a CDS encoding DUF3509 domain-containing protein — MDNPFQIITDTFSPQYRVNLSIQRLDGSIMLTLSDETGVVAKRMISAEQRNDPQRLKRLVQSIQFGIAIEQGHSAMEILAVMTDGDSHELLQRPPTRDLPFSVGL; from the coding sequence ATGGACAATCCTTTTCAGATCATCACCGACACCTTCAGCCCGCAATACCGCGTCAACCTGAGCATCCAGCGGCTGGACGGCAGCATCATGCTCACCCTCTCGGATGAAACCGGCGTGGTGGCCAAGCGCATGATCAGCGCCGAACAGCGCAACGACCCGCAGCGGCTCAAGCGCCTGGTGCAAAGCATTCAGTTCGGCATCGCCATCGAGCAGGGCCACAGCGCCATGGAAATCCTCGCGGTGATGACGGATGGGGACAGCCACGAGCTCCTGCAGCGCCCGCCCACCCGTGACCTGCCGTTCAGCGTCGGACTTTAA
- a CDS encoding serine/threonine transporter, whose protein sequence is MTDVRTPAAENPAVESTVTTGWTKHDTTWMLGLYGTAIGAGTLFLPINAGVGGFWPLIVLALLAFPMTFFAHRGLTRFVLSGKSGDITEVVEEHFGVGAGKLITLLYFFAIFPILLVYSVALTNTLGSFMQHQLHMTPPPRAILSLVLILGLMAIVRCGQGVIVKAMSVLVYPFVAALLLLAVSLIPNWNGAFFASASEGMPLPLFFKTLWLAIPVMVFSFNHSPIISAFAVDQKRVYGAQAERKSSGILATAHGMMVVTVMFFCFSCVLALSPADLAAAKAQNISILSYLANHFQTPVIAYAAPLIALVAITKSFLGHYIGASEGFQGLIVKSLRGRNRSLSSKGLERCTALFMVLACWAVATFNPSILGMIETLGGPIIACLLFLMPMYAIQRVPALRQYSGQVSNVFVVVIGLIALSAIVFSVLP, encoded by the coding sequence ATGACTGATGTACGTACACCTGCTGCCGAAAATCCCGCTGTAGAGAGCACTGTCACCACCGGCTGGACCAAACACGACACCACCTGGATGCTCGGCCTCTACGGCACCGCCATTGGCGCAGGCACCTTGTTCCTGCCGATCAATGCCGGCGTCGGCGGCTTCTGGCCGTTGATCGTGCTGGCGCTGCTGGCCTTCCCGATGACCTTCTTCGCCCACCGTGGGCTGACGCGCTTCGTGCTGTCGGGCAAATCCGGCGACATCACCGAAGTGGTTGAAGAGCACTTCGGCGTGGGCGCAGGCAAGCTGATCACCCTGCTCTACTTCTTTGCGATCTTCCCGATTCTGCTGGTGTACAGCGTGGCGCTGACCAATACCCTGGGCAGCTTCATGCAACACCAGTTGCACATGACCCCGCCGCCGCGGGCGATCCTGTCGCTGGTGCTAATCCTCGGCCTGATGGCCATCGTGCGCTGCGGCCAGGGCGTGATCGTCAAGGCCATGAGCGTGTTGGTGTACCCGTTCGTCGCCGCCTTGCTGTTGCTGGCCGTCAGCCTGATCCCCAACTGGAACGGCGCATTCTTCGCTTCCGCCAGCGAAGGGATGCCGCTGCCGCTGTTCTTCAAGACCCTGTGGCTGGCGATCCCGGTGATGGTGTTCTCGTTCAACCACTCGCCGATCATCTCCGCGTTCGCCGTCGACCAGAAGCGCGTGTACGGCGCCCAGGCCGAACGCAAAAGCAGCGGCATCCTCGCCACCGCCCACGGCATGATGGTGGTGACCGTGATGTTCTTCTGCTTCAGTTGCGTGCTGGCGCTGTCACCGGCTGACCTCGCCGCGGCCAAGGCACAGAACATCTCGATCCTGTCGTACCTGGCCAACCACTTCCAGACCCCGGTGATCGCCTACGCCGCGCCGTTGATCGCGCTGGTGGCGATCACCAAATCCTTCCTCGGCCACTACATCGGTGCCAGCGAAGGCTTCCAGGGCTTGATCGTCAAATCCCTGCGCGGGCGCAATCGCTCCCTGTCGTCCAAAGGGCTGGAGCGCTGCACCGCGCTGTTCATGGTGCTGGCCTGCTGGGCCGTGGCCACCTTCAACCCAAGCATCCTGGGCATGATCGAAACCCTGGGCGGGCCGATCATCGCGTGCCTGCTGTTCCTGATGCCGATGTACGCGATCCAGCGCGTGCCAGCTCTGCGCCAGTATTCGGGCCAGGTGTCGAATGTGTTCGTAGTGGTGATCGGCCTGATTGCGCTGTCTGCGATCGTTTTCTCCGTGCTGCCCTGA
- a CDS encoding L-serine ammonia-lyase — MAISVFDLFKVGIGPSSSHTVGPMRAAATFAQALTDQQLLGQTRRVEVRLYGSLSATGVGHATDRACVMGLMGEWPDRVDPTSINARIQQLRESGQLLLAGHHAVAFNWHTDLLLLDESLPYHPNAMSLHAYGDSGLLSEQTYYSVGGGFIIEAAEAASGIAPTSDVQLPYDFSSAVELLTLCNQHGLRVSELMMANERAWRSDEEIRSGLLHIWSVMRECVEQGLRDEGILPGGLDVPRRAAKLHRSLLEIGKPNVITSTLSAMEWVNLFALAVNEENAAGGRMVTAPTNGAAGIIPAVLHYYMKFNTDASDDDVVNFFLAAAAVGILCKKNASISGAEVGCQGEVGSACAMAAAGLADILGATPEQLENAAEIGLEHNLGLTCDPVGGLVQVPCIERNAIAAVKAINATQMALRGDGKHFISLDRVIRTMRDTGADMHDKYKETSRGGLAVSWVEC, encoded by the coding sequence ATGGCTATCAGTGTTTTCGATCTATTCAAAGTGGGCATCGGCCCATCCAGCTCCCATACCGTCGGCCCGATGCGTGCTGCGGCAACCTTTGCCCAGGCGCTGACCGACCAGCAGTTGCTTGGCCAGACCCGCCGCGTCGAAGTGCGTTTATACGGTTCGCTGTCTGCGACAGGCGTCGGTCACGCCACCGACCGCGCCTGCGTGATGGGCTTGATGGGCGAATGGCCGGATCGCGTCGACCCCACCTCGATCAACGCACGCATCCAGCAACTGCGCGAGTCCGGCCAGTTGCTCCTCGCCGGCCACCACGCCGTTGCCTTCAACTGGCACACCGACCTGCTGCTGCTCGATGAAAGCCTGCCCTACCACCCCAACGCCATGTCCCTGCACGCCTATGGCGACAGCGGCCTGTTAAGCGAGCAGACCTACTATTCGGTGGGCGGTGGTTTCATCATCGAGGCTGCCGAAGCCGCGTCAGGCATTGCGCCGACCAGCGACGTGCAGTTGCCCTACGACTTTTCCAGCGCCGTCGAGCTGCTGACCTTGTGCAACCAACACGGCCTGCGGGTTTCGGAACTGATGATGGCCAACGAACGGGCCTGGCGCAGCGACGAGGAAATCCGCAGCGGCCTGCTGCACATCTGGTCGGTGATGCGTGAGTGCGTGGAACAAGGCCTGCGCGATGAAGGCATTTTGCCTGGCGGCCTCGACGTGCCACGCCGCGCGGCGAAACTGCACCGCAGCCTGCTGGAAATCGGCAAGCCGAACGTGATCACCTCGACCTTGTCGGCCATGGAGTGGGTCAACCTGTTCGCCCTCGCCGTCAACGAAGAGAATGCCGCCGGTGGGCGCATGGTCACCGCGCCGACCAATGGCGCGGCGGGCATCATCCCGGCGGTGTTGCACTACTACATGAAGTTCAACACCGACGCGTCCGACGACGACGTCGTCAATTTCTTCCTGGCCGCCGCCGCCGTCGGCATCCTCTGCAAGAAGAACGCCTCGATTTCCGGTGCCGAAGTCGGCTGCCAGGGCGAAGTCGGCTCGGCCTGCGCCATGGCCGCCGCCGGGCTGGCCGATATCCTCGGTGCTACCCCGGAGCAACTGGAAAACGCCGCCGAAATCGGCCTGGAACACAACCTCGGCCTGACCTGCGACCCGGTCGGCGGCCTCGTGCAGGTGCCCTGCATCGAGCGCAACGCCATCGCAGCCGTCAAAGCCATCAACGCCACCCAGATGGCCTTGCGCGGCGACGGCAAGCACTTCATTTCCCTGGACCGGGTGATCCGCACCATGCGCGATACCGGCGCCGATATGCATGACAAATACAAAGAAACTTCACGGGGCGGCCTGGCGGTCAGCTGGGTGGAGTGCTGA
- a CDS encoding LysR substrate-binding domain-containing protein — protein sequence MTRPLHGQTYVWLHVFSCAARHLSFTRCAEELHITPGAVSQQIRQLEDRLGFRLFHRRARGVELSAEGQRLAAVVGEAYGSIDAELQRLDAGMISGTLRLRSIPSFLGKWLTPRLPRLQQRFPDIQLRMVAEDSSIALHEGDFDLAIDLNDGSYPGLLSTALLDEQIFPVCAPSLLRGRPPLHGPADLAHFPLLHDITAWRGSYEYAEWEFYLNAIGYHDADVRRGHTFNRNHLTIEAAIAGMGVAIARRTLLNDELERGTLIVPFGLAVPNHKRYVLLYAPGALSHPGVRAVHDWLVEEAGIFRALHPLGEGQL from the coding sequence ATGACCCGCCCGCTTCATGGCCAGACGTACGTCTGGCTGCACGTGTTTTCCTGCGCTGCACGGCATTTGTCGTTCACCCGCTGCGCCGAAGAACTGCACATCACGCCGGGGGCGGTGAGCCAGCAGATTCGCCAACTGGAGGACCGCCTGGGCTTCCGGCTGTTTCACCGGCGGGCCAGGGGCGTGGAACTGAGTGCCGAAGGGCAGCGCCTGGCAGCGGTGGTGGGGGAGGCTTACGGCAGCATTGATGCCGAGTTACAGCGCTTGGACGCCGGGATGATCAGCGGCACCTTGCGCCTGCGTTCGATCCCATCGTTTCTCGGCAAGTGGCTGACCCCGCGTCTGCCACGTCTGCAACAGCGCTTTCCGGACATCCAGCTGCGCATGGTTGCCGAAGACAGCAGCATCGCCTTGCATGAGGGCGATTTCGACCTGGCCATCGACCTGAACGACGGCAGCTACCCGGGCCTGTTATCCACAGCGCTGCTGGACGAGCAGATTTTTCCGGTGTGCGCCCCCAGCCTGCTGCGCGGGCGCCCGCCGTTGCATGGGCCGGCGGACCTGGCGCACTTCCCGCTGCTGCACGACATTACCGCCTGGCGTGGGAGCTATGAGTACGCCGAGTGGGAGTTTTACCTGAATGCCATCGGTTACCACGACGCCGATGTGCGCCGCGGGCACACCTTCAACCGCAACCACCTGACCATCGAAGCCGCCATCGCGGGCATGGGCGTGGCGATTGCGCGGCGCACCTTGCTCAACGACGAACTGGAACGCGGCACCCTGATCGTGCCGTTCGGCCTGGCCGTGCCCAACCATAAACGCTATGTGCTGCTGTATGCGCCAGGCGCACTGAGCCATCCGGGCGTACGCGCGGTGCATGATTGGCTGGTGGAGGAGGCGGGGATTTTTCGTGCATTGCACCCCCTGGGAGAGGGGCAATTGTGA
- a CDS encoding HPF/RaiA family ribosome-associated protein: protein MQIQVNSDNHIESSIRLEEWVRTTIESTLERYEEDLTRVEVYLRDENGDKPGPHDLSCRLEARPKGHQAVSVCHKADTLEQAIDGAATKLDHALEHLFGKLQGKPRAAGKNQPINKVNEDALEEEFLENENAAINS from the coding sequence ATGCAAATCCAAGTCAATAGCGATAACCATATTGAAAGCAGCATCCGACTGGAGGAGTGGGTACGTACCACCATTGAGAGCACGCTCGAACGTTATGAAGAAGACTTGACCCGCGTTGAGGTTTACCTGCGCGATGAGAACGGCGACAAGCCTGGCCCCCATGATCTGAGTTGCCGTCTGGAAGCACGGCCAAAGGGCCATCAAGCAGTTTCGGTCTGCCATAAAGCCGATACGCTGGAACAAGCGATCGATGGCGCGGCCACCAAGCTCGATCACGCCCTGGAGCATCTGTTCGGCAAACTGCAAGGCAAGCCCCGCGCTGCCGGTAAAAACCAGCCGATCAACAAAGTGAATGAAGACGCGCTTGAAGAGGAATTTCTGGAAAACGAAAACGCTGCCATTAACAGCTGA